A section of the Deltaproteobacteria bacterium genome encodes:
- a CDS encoding cytochrome c: MRRVALAVTVGVALLGCEDPPPPRADAPKPAAAATPSARRDDDDVLARAAQAPGQIAGQPAAPKPAGARPPEQLFRDVGCVACHGPSAAFHKKLVDARGKPEADIAAWILHPEKVKPSTAMPTFANVVTPDEALALAKWIKAGNPPP; this comes from the coding sequence ATGAGGCGCGTGGCTTTGGCGGTGACCGTTGGCGTGGCGCTCCTGGGTTGCGAGGACCCGCCGCCGCCGCGCGCCGATGCTCCGAAGCCTGCCGCTGCCGCGACTCCTTCCGCGCGCCGCGACGATGACGACGTGCTCGCTCGCGCGGCCCAAGCGCCGGGGCAAATCGCGGGTCAGCCTGCGGCGCCGAAGCCCGCCGGCGCGCGACCGCCAGAGCAGCTCTTCCGCGACGTGGGCTGCGTGGCCTGCCACGGGCCGAGCGCCGCGTTCCACAAGAAGCTCGTCGACGCGCGCGGCAAACCCGAAGCGGACATCGCCGCGTGGATCCTGCATCCGGAGAAGGTGAAGCCCAGCACGGCCATGCCCACCTTCGCCAACGTGGTCACCCCGGACGAGGCGCTCGCGCTGGCGAAGTGGATCAAGGCCGGCAACCCGCCGCCGTGA
- a CDS encoding carboxypeptidase regulatory-like domain-containing protein translates to MRTGLALTALAAVLLVGCHKSGTKTGTGDGGATGATGSTASSGGCGLRTCQSANANCGPIGDGCGGTINCGSCSETEFCGGGGPSKCGGHVCEPTTCAALGATCGKVADGCGGTIDCGTCATGFCGGGGVNQCGDGLLADGGSPSCHARTCAQLGTNCGPVADGCGGLLDCGSCTAPQVCGAGGHASVCDVPHFADGGSACTNLCLQQQSCDAGSTTLSGTVYAPNGADPLYGALVYVPNGAVQAFSPGVSCLTCSSQVTGEPLVSTTTDAQGHFTLSNVPVGANIPLVIQLGRWRRQVTVTSVAACTNTAVDAALTRLPKNKTEGDIPLTAMVTGNVDALECVLRKIGVDDAEFSNPAGTGRIRLFGAAGDGGGAIIDTGTPDSTALVDTASTLNGYDMVLFACEGYQHDKPDTELGNVLSYANAGGRVFATHYEYTWLYSPNTWQAAAGWQVNQGRGNAIVGNIDTSFPKGLAFSQWLDAVGASTAPGSNQINIAQWRWDVNTVNAPSEQWITTNTQGVNSVQHLTFNTPFNASADAQCGRVLFSDFHVTNANTTQGKVFPAECTAGPLTAQEHVLEFMLFDLASCITP, encoded by the coding sequence ATGCGCACCGGTCTCGCCCTCACGGCCCTCGCCGCCGTGCTCCTCGTCGGCTGCCACAAGTCCGGCACCAAGACCGGCACCGGCGACGGCGGCGCCACGGGCGCGACGGGCAGCACCGCGTCGAGCGGCGGCTGCGGCTTGCGCACCTGTCAGAGCGCCAACGCGAACTGCGGCCCCATCGGCGACGGCTGCGGCGGCACCATCAACTGCGGATCTTGCAGCGAGACGGAGTTCTGCGGCGGCGGCGGCCCGTCGAAGTGCGGCGGCCACGTATGCGAGCCGACGACCTGCGCGGCGCTCGGCGCCACCTGCGGCAAGGTCGCGGACGGCTGCGGCGGCACCATCGACTGCGGCACCTGCGCCACCGGCTTCTGCGGCGGCGGCGGCGTGAACCAGTGCGGCGACGGCCTCCTCGCCGACGGCGGCTCGCCCAGCTGCCACGCGCGCACCTGCGCCCAGCTCGGCACGAACTGCGGCCCCGTGGCGGACGGCTGCGGCGGCCTGCTCGACTGCGGCAGCTGCACCGCGCCCCAGGTCTGCGGCGCCGGCGGCCACGCGAGCGTCTGCGACGTGCCCCACTTCGCCGACGGCGGCTCGGCGTGCACCAACCTCTGCCTGCAGCAGCAGTCGTGCGACGCGGGCTCGACCACGCTCAGCGGCACCGTCTACGCGCCCAACGGCGCCGACCCGCTGTACGGCGCGCTCGTCTACGTCCCCAACGGCGCGGTGCAGGCCTTCTCGCCCGGCGTCTCCTGCCTCACGTGCTCGTCGCAGGTGACGGGTGAGCCGCTGGTGTCGACGACCACGGATGCGCAGGGCCACTTCACGCTCTCGAACGTGCCCGTGGGCGCGAACATCCCGCTCGTGATCCAGCTGGGCCGGTGGCGGCGCCAGGTGACCGTGACGAGCGTGGCGGCCTGCACCAACACGGCCGTCGACGCGGCGCTCACCCGGCTGCCCAAGAACAAGACCGAAGGCGACATCCCGCTCACGGCCATGGTCACCGGCAACGTGGACGCGCTGGAGTGCGTGCTCCGCAAGATCGGCGTCGATGACGCGGAGTTCTCGAACCCCGCAGGCACGGGCCGCATCCGCCTCTTCGGCGCAGCGGGCGACGGCGGCGGCGCGATCATCGACACCGGCACGCCCGACTCCACCGCGCTCGTCGACACCGCCTCCACGCTCAACGGCTACGACATGGTGCTCTTCGCCTGCGAGGGCTACCAGCACGACAAGCCCGACACCGAGCTGGGCAACGTGCTGAGCTACGCCAACGCGGGCGGGCGCGTCTTTGCCACGCACTACGAGTACACGTGGCTCTACTCGCCCAACACCTGGCAGGCCGCCGCCGGCTGGCAGGTCAACCAGGGCCGCGGAAACGCCATCGTCGGCAACATCGATACGTCGTTCCCCAAGGGGCTCGCGTTCTCGCAGTGGCTCGACGCCGTGGGCGCGTCGACGGCGCCCGGCTCGAACCAGATCAACATCGCCCAGTGGCGCTGGGACGTGAACACCGTGAACGCGCCCAGCGAGCAGTGGATCACCACCAACACCCAGGGCGTGAACTCGGTGCAGCACCTCACCTTCAACACGCCCTTCAACGCCTCGGCCGACGCGCAGTGCGGCCGCGTGCTCTTCAGCGACTTCCACGTCACCAACGCGAACACCACCCAGGGCAAGGTGTTCCCGGCGGAGTGCACGGCCGGCCCGCTGACCGCGCAGGAGCACGTGCTGGAGTTCATGCTCTTCGACCTCGCGAGCTGCATCACGCCCG